From the genome of Thermogutta terrifontis, one region includes:
- a CDS encoding thioredoxin-like domain-containing protein yields MTLRQRPLMLSSLTLALMGVLSGSARLESAPPTVEQTLQLKPIQPGVEIDTPTKEEMAQCTVAAEKIGKDVGWVVKDGRGYVLRRFLDTNGDNRVDTWCYFHNGLEVYRDIDSNGDGKVDQHRWLTTAGTRWAIDSNQDGVIDRWQQLSPEELAEEAVRSLVTNNPGRFQSLLLTSSELAGLGLSAETESEIKKLLAQAGAQFAAAATKASSLGAVKWVQFSGHRPGVVPASADGPKTDLVVYENALAFAETDKGTVQFLLGTVIQVGSTWKLVTAPQLIEDQAVLASAANLFFRPPAVVPSQSEATAGVTEEMQKLLDELEKLEAAAKEAQTLEQQAALNAKRADILEALEAQSERPEDKAMWIRQLADFVSASVQAGTYPQGAERLAALYARLSKDLARRELAAYVRFRQLTAEYSLALQAPGASYDALQKKWAENLQEFLKQYPDAPDAASALMQLAIGREYLDDVEGAKSLYQEVVKRFPNAPEAPKAQGALRRLSSEGQVLEFRGKDPQGGTVDLAAYRGKVVLLHYWASWCEPCKTDMAILKDLITRYGGKLAIVGVNVDTRLEDMQAYLAEARLSWPQIYEPGGLESRPAVELGVVTLPLMILLDDQGRVVNRNVTAAELERELKRVIK; encoded by the coding sequence ATGACTCTGCGGCAGCGTCCGTTGATGCTTTCGAGTCTCACTCTCGCTTTGATGGGAGTTTTGTCCGGGTCTGCCCGGCTCGAGTCGGCCCCTCCCACCGTGGAACAGACACTGCAACTTAAACCGATACAGCCAGGAGTGGAGATCGATACCCCCACGAAAGAGGAAATGGCGCAATGTACCGTCGCTGCGGAGAAGATTGGGAAAGATGTGGGCTGGGTTGTCAAAGACGGTCGTGGCTATGTTCTCCGGCGGTTCCTGGACACAAATGGTGATAATCGGGTGGATACCTGGTGCTATTTCCACAACGGGCTGGAGGTGTATCGGGATATCGACTCCAACGGGGATGGCAAAGTCGATCAGCATCGGTGGCTGACCACGGCGGGAACCCGTTGGGCGATTGATAGCAACCAGGACGGGGTCATCGATCGTTGGCAACAGTTATCCCCGGAAGAGCTTGCGGAGGAAGCTGTTCGGTCTCTGGTCACCAACAACCCGGGAAGGTTTCAATCTCTGTTGCTGACCTCGAGCGAACTTGCTGGACTCGGTCTGAGTGCGGAAACCGAATCCGAGATCAAGAAGCTGCTTGCCCAGGCGGGGGCTCAGTTCGCGGCAGCGGCCACGAAGGCGTCTTCGCTGGGGGCCGTTAAGTGGGTTCAATTCAGCGGACATCGGCCGGGTGTCGTACCGGCCAGTGCCGATGGACCGAAGACCGATCTGGTCGTTTATGAAAATGCCCTCGCTTTTGCCGAGACGGACAAGGGCACGGTGCAATTTCTGTTAGGGACGGTGATTCAGGTAGGGTCCACCTGGAAACTGGTCACCGCTCCGCAGCTCATTGAGGATCAGGCGGTGCTGGCTTCTGCCGCCAATCTCTTTTTCCGTCCGCCTGCCGTGGTGCCTTCCCAGTCCGAGGCGACCGCTGGGGTTACTGAAGAGATGCAGAAACTGCTCGATGAGCTGGAAAAACTGGAGGCCGCCGCAAAAGAAGCACAAACCCTGGAACAGCAGGCGGCCCTCAACGCCAAGCGTGCTGATATTCTGGAGGCGTTGGAAGCACAGAGCGAGCGTCCCGAGGACAAGGCGATGTGGATTCGTCAGTTGGCTGACTTTGTGTCGGCGTCTGTCCAAGCGGGGACGTATCCACAGGGGGCGGAGCGCCTGGCCGCTCTTTATGCCCGGCTCAGTAAGGATCTCGCCAGGCGGGAGCTTGCCGCTTACGTGCGGTTCCGCCAATTGACAGCCGAGTACTCGCTGGCTCTTCAGGCCCCCGGGGCGAGCTACGACGCTCTGCAGAAGAAATGGGCGGAGAACCTTCAAGAATTCTTGAAACAATATCCTGATGCGCCTGACGCAGCGAGTGCTCTGATGCAGTTGGCCATCGGAAGAGAGTATCTGGATGACGTGGAAGGGGCGAAATCGCTGTATCAAGAAGTTGTGAAGCGGTTTCCCAACGCGCCGGAGGCACCAAAGGCTCAGGGGGCGCTGCGGCGCCTGAGCTCGGAAGGTCAGGTCCTCGAATTCCGAGGGAAAGACCCGCAAGGTGGTACTGTCGATCTGGCTGCGTATCGTGGAAAGGTGGTGTTGCTCCACTACTGGGCAAGCTGGTGTGAGCCGTGCAAGACCGACATGGCCATTCTGAAGGACCTGATCACACGCTACGGTGGCAAATTGGCAATTGTGGGGGTCAACGTGGATACCCGACTGGAAGACATGCAGGCCTACCTGGCGGAAGCCCGATTGAGTTGGCCGCAGATTTACGAACCGGGGGGATTGGAAAGCCGTCCGGCTGTCGAGCTTGGAGTCGTCACATTGCCGCTCATGATCCTCTTGGATGATCAGGGACGGGTCGTCAATCGGAATGTCACCGCGGCCGAGCTGGAACGGGAACTCAAGCGGGTCATTAAGTAG
- a CDS encoding SDR family NAD(P)-dependent oxidoreductase yields MESFPRNSRVAVVTGAGKKRVGQVVARALAERGYALALHYRESRRDAEAFRDECAAAGITTELFQADLADTSSVDRMFDQILDRFGRIDVLVTAAAIWIPTPLESLKADDVIRHFQVNAMGTFWCCYRAGLAMINQREGGVIITIGDWAVKRPYLNYAAYFLSKGCIPTLTRTLAVELAHRNPAVRVNCILPGPVMMPENLAEHERIEAIKSTLLKREGRPEHVAAAVLFLIDNDYVTGISLPVEGGRLLS; encoded by the coding sequence ATGGAAAGTTTTCCCCGCAATTCCCGCGTCGCAGTGGTGACTGGGGCCGGTAAAAAACGCGTGGGCCAGGTGGTAGCCCGGGCGCTGGCCGAGCGCGGTTATGCGCTGGCGCTCCACTACCGGGAGTCCCGCCGGGACGCGGAGGCATTCCGCGACGAATGCGCAGCCGCGGGGATCACCACGGAATTATTCCAGGCGGACCTCGCGGATACTTCTTCCGTGGACAGGATGTTTGATCAAATACTGGACCGCTTTGGACGAATCGATGTCCTCGTGACGGCGGCCGCCATTTGGATTCCCACTCCTCTTGAATCCCTCAAAGCCGACGACGTGATACGACACTTCCAGGTCAACGCGATGGGGACGTTCTGGTGCTGTTACCGGGCCGGACTGGCCATGATCAACCAGCGAGAGGGAGGCGTGATTATCACAATCGGTGACTGGGCCGTTAAGCGCCCTTACCTCAATTATGCCGCTTATTTCCTATCCAAAGGCTGCATTCCCACCCTGACCAGAACCCTCGCCGTGGAGCTGGCTCACCGAAATCCTGCCGTTCGCGTCAATTGCATCCTGCCAGGTCCGGTGATGATGCCGGAAAATCTCGCTGAGCACGAACGGATTGAGGCGATTAAGAGCACGCTTTTGAAACGTGAGGGTCGCCCAGAACACGTGGCCGCAGCAGTATTGTTCCTCATCGATAACGATTACGTCACAGGCATTTCACTTCCTGTTGAGGGCGGGCGCCTCCTGAGTTGA